One window of Salegentibacter sp. Hel_I_6 genomic DNA carries:
- a CDS encoding glycosyltransferase family 4 protein yields the protein MKILVLTPLYPDEIIKTYGKQTPAIHDFLKFWDRKKDVDVLAVKLRYFPIDEKDYKPRKAYVRDGVTVENLYIFDRGIVGKRTESTLFFFLWILNRISHLGIEKFNLYRLKKILANNGFKPDIILAHSMLSFKEANLTAKYFNVPYILAFHGADVKNFNENKRWADYISINLNKASAWVARSPSIYSNLKNHSQFQKQPSYIALSGIEENEILPFQFKEKKLVNWKIEGKLIKLISVCALIKLKNIDTNLRALAKLPSKLNFIYHIIGEGEEMQNLKNLCVKLNLSEKVIFHGNLNRTKVLKKLEKSHIFLMVSAPETFGMAFLEAFAKGNLVIGAKENGIDGVAKDGVEAIFVYPENIDELATKLSSIIYESTYIELKDMLFNANKLISNMSKEKMAKDYLEYVREIGQTGKEQKL from the coding sequence ATGAAAATCTTAGTTTTAACTCCTTTATATCCAGATGAAATAATAAAAACATACGGTAAACAAACACCGGCTATTCACGATTTTCTTAAATTTTGGGATAGAAAGAAGGATGTGGATGTCTTGGCTGTTAAGCTAAGGTATTTCCCGATTGATGAGAAAGATTATAAACCTCGAAAAGCATACGTTCGGGATGGAGTTACCGTAGAAAACCTTTATATTTTTGATAGAGGAATAGTCGGCAAGAGAACTGAATCTACTTTATTTTTTTTCTTATGGATATTGAATAGAATTTCACATTTAGGTATTGAGAAATTTAATTTATATAGGTTGAAGAAGATTCTAGCTAATAATGGTTTTAAACCTGATATAATTTTAGCTCATAGTATGCTAAGCTTTAAGGAGGCTAATTTAACCGCGAAATACTTTAATGTTCCCTATATTTTGGCCTTTCACGGTGCAGATGTTAAAAATTTCAATGAAAATAAACGTTGGGCCGATTATATTTCAATCAATTTAAATAAAGCTTCTGCTTGGGTAGCAAGATCTCCGTCTATATATTCAAATTTAAAAAATCATTCACAGTTTCAAAAACAACCTTCGTACATTGCTTTATCTGGAATCGAAGAAAATGAAATATTACCTTTCCAGTTTAAAGAAAAGAAGCTTGTAAATTGGAAAATAGAAGGGAAGTTAATAAAACTCATAAGTGTTTGTGCTCTTATTAAATTAAAGAATATTGATACTAATCTTCGTGCTCTTGCAAAGCTACCTTCTAAATTAAATTTCATTTATCACATAATTGGTGAGGGAGAAGAGATGCAAAATTTGAAAAATCTTTGTGTTAAGTTAAACCTTTCCGAAAAAGTTATATTTCACGGAAATTTGAATAGGACAAAAGTTCTGAAGAAACTGGAGAAATCACATATTTTTTTAATGGTTAGTGCTCCTGAAACATTTGGGATGGCTTTTTTAGAAGCCTTTGCAAAGGGGAATTTAGTGATTGGCGCCAAAGAAAATGGTATTGATGGTGTTGCCAAAGATGGAGTAGAAGCGATTTTTGTTTATCCGGAAAATATAGATGAACTTGCTACTAAATTATCGTCAATAATTTACGAGAGCACATATATTGAATTAAAGGATATGCTGTTTAACGCAAATAAATTAATCTCAAATATGAGTAAAGAAAAAATGGCAAAAGATTATCTTGAGTATGTTAGAGAAATAGGACAGACAGGAAAAGAACAAAAGCTTTAA
- a CDS encoding Gfo/Idh/MocA family protein, with product MIEKLKFAVVGCGHIGKRHIKVITNNENAELIAVCDIERNQLSGIEEFLKDIDYFQDYEEMLKNSEADIICICTPHGLHAEMSILAADYKKHVLVEKPMSLDSKKGALMIEAAKKNEVKLYVVKQNRYNTPIFLTNKALNEGKLGKVFMVQCNVMWNRNDAYYEQSSWRGSLKTEGGALYTQVSHFLDLLIWWFGDIEEAKTILDTLNHQIEIEDCGVSALKFNSGVIGSLNWTNCVYNSNYEGSITIIAEKGTIKIGGRYLNEIEHWDVNSYPLPLDVEFEDKPNSYGSYQGSSSNHDVLMNDLVLQIINDRKGVVEGEEGLKSIEAIEKIYKETKMK from the coding sequence ATGATAGAAAAATTAAAATTTGCTGTAGTGGGCTGCGGACATATTGGGAAACGCCATATTAAAGTTATTACCAACAATGAAAATGCAGAATTAATAGCTGTGTGTGATATTGAGAGAAATCAGCTTTCCGGTATTGAAGAATTTTTAAAGGATATTGATTATTTCCAGGATTATGAAGAAATGCTGAAGAATTCCGAAGCAGATATTATTTGCATCTGTACCCCTCACGGTCTACATGCTGAGATGAGTATTCTCGCTGCAGATTATAAAAAGCACGTTTTGGTAGAGAAGCCTATGTCTTTAGATAGCAAAAAAGGCGCATTAATGATTGAAGCTGCTAAAAAGAATGAGGTAAAGCTTTATGTCGTAAAACAGAATAGATATAACACACCTATATTTTTAACTAATAAAGCACTAAATGAAGGTAAGCTTGGGAAAGTTTTTATGGTACAATGCAATGTGATGTGGAATAGAAATGATGCTTATTATGAGCAATCTTCCTGGAGAGGAAGTTTAAAGACCGAAGGAGGAGCATTATATACTCAGGTAAGTCACTTTTTAGATCTATTAATTTGGTGGTTCGGTGATATCGAAGAAGCAAAAACTATTTTAGATACCCTAAATCATCAAATCGAAATTGAAGATTGTGGAGTTTCAGCTTTAAAATTTAATTCAGGAGTTATAGGCTCACTTAATTGGACGAATTGCGTTTATAATTCGAATTACGAAGGTAGTATTACCATAATTGCAGAAAAAGGCACTATAAAAATCGGAGGAAGATATCTAAATGAGATTGAACATTGGGATGTAAATTCCTATCCATTACCCCTGGACGTTGAATTTGAAGATAAACCTAATTCCTATGGTAGTTATCAGGGATCAAGTTCTAACCATGATGTGCTTATGAATGATTTGGTGCTGCAAATTATAAATGATCGAAAAGGAGTGGTAGAAGGGGAAGAAGGTTTAAAGAGTATTGAAGCGATTGAAAAGATTTATAAAGAAACCAAGATGAAATGA
- a CDS encoding GNAT family N-acetyltransferase, with protein MRTSSTLIISEIKDDFSNSDSSLLFSSAEWLKVLKLSYNFKFLQVKNQETGHFLVFALIENAFETKLLSIPFSDYSGEKDLRENEALELIEQLRKKYPGYPVYFKSRLKDKEALSQSTELLKSGVYHRVEIMGRSYSELKNLQSSSFKRGVKKAKKEDIEVGVSHKKQDLEIFYELYFKLRTDKFNIIPQPFSFFHNIFDQFIAKDKGFMLTASYFKETVAVILILEYKNCWYYKFGASSKDYLNHRPNNLIFSKLIEMAFNKGIEEIDLGFSGAGESYKGLRRFKRDMAGVEYPINIFKWAGDKSMERDKGVLEKLTNELIEQDLNIKSIDRFSEILYPYFA; from the coding sequence ATGAGAACTTCTTCAACGCTTATAATATCAGAAATCAAAGATGATTTTTCCAATTCTGATTCTTCATTGCTCTTTAGTTCGGCTGAATGGCTTAAAGTTCTAAAACTAAGCTATAACTTCAAGTTTCTTCAGGTAAAAAACCAGGAAACCGGTCATTTTTTGGTTTTCGCTTTAATAGAAAATGCTTTCGAAACTAAATTATTAAGTATTCCTTTTTCCGACTATTCTGGAGAGAAAGACCTAAGGGAAAATGAAGCTTTAGAACTTATTGAACAATTAAGAAAAAAGTATCCGGGATATCCTGTTTATTTTAAAAGTAGGTTGAAGGATAAAGAAGCCCTAAGTCAGTCGACCGAATTATTGAAAAGTGGAGTATACCACAGAGTAGAAATTATGGGAAGGTCTTATAGCGAATTGAAAAATTTACAATCTTCTTCCTTTAAAAGAGGAGTGAAAAAAGCTAAAAAAGAAGATATTGAAGTAGGTGTAAGTCACAAAAAACAAGATTTAGAAATCTTTTATGAATTATATTTCAAATTAAGAACAGATAAATTTAATATCATTCCGCAACCTTTTAGTTTCTTTCATAATATTTTTGATCAGTTTATAGCTAAAGATAAAGGTTTTATGCTTACAGCTTCTTATTTTAAGGAAACAGTAGCGGTTATCCTTATTTTGGAATATAAAAATTGTTGGTATTACAAATTTGGAGCTTCTTCTAAAGATTATCTAAACCATAGACCTAACAATTTAATATTTAGTAAGCTAATTGAGATGGCCTTTAATAAAGGAATTGAAGAAATAGATCTTGGTTTTAGTGGAGCCGGAGAATCATACAAAGGTTTGAGAAGATTTAAGCGGGATATGGCAGGAGTAGAGTATCCCATAAACATATTTAAATGGGCTGGAGATAAAAGTATGGAAAGAGATAAAGGAGTCCTGGAGAAATTAACTAATGAGCTTATTGAACAAGATTTGAATATAAAATCTATAGATAGGTTTAGCGAAATTTTATATCCCTATTTTGCATGA